One genomic segment of Paraburkholderia caffeinilytica includes these proteins:
- a CDS encoding thymidylate synthase translates to MKQYLDLVRTILDTGTWQENRTGIRTISMPGAMLRFDLQQGFPAVTTKKLAFKSAVGELVGFLRASRSAADFRDLGCKVWDANANQNPQWLANPYRQGPDDLGDVYGVQWRQWPAYKVLDADAGAQLADATARGFRVVTEFEEEGSRKVLLYKAIDQLRQCLDTIMQNPADRRILFHAWNPAVLDQIALPACHLLYQFLPNVARREISLCLYIRSNDVGLGTPFNLTEGAALLHLVGRLTGYTPRWFTYFIGDAHIYENQLDMLQQQLTREPYESPAFAISDRVPDYAKTGVYEPEWLEKIEPSDFSLVGYRHHEPLTAPMAV, encoded by the coding sequence ATGAAACAATACCTCGACCTCGTCCGCACGATTCTCGACACCGGCACGTGGCAGGAGAACCGCACCGGCATCCGCACGATCAGCATGCCCGGCGCGATGTTGCGCTTCGACCTCCAGCAGGGCTTTCCCGCAGTTACCACGAAAAAACTGGCGTTCAAGTCGGCGGTGGGCGAGCTGGTCGGCTTTCTGCGCGCTTCGCGCAGCGCCGCGGATTTTCGCGATCTCGGCTGCAAGGTGTGGGACGCGAACGCCAATCAGAATCCGCAATGGCTCGCCAATCCGTATCGTCAGGGTCCCGACGACCTCGGCGACGTGTACGGCGTGCAGTGGCGCCAGTGGCCGGCCTATAAGGTGCTGGACGCGGACGCCGGCGCGCAACTGGCCGACGCCACGGCGCGTGGTTTCCGGGTGGTGACGGAATTCGAGGAAGAGGGCAGCCGCAAAGTGCTGCTGTATAAAGCGATCGACCAGTTGCGGCAGTGTCTCGACACGATCATGCAGAACCCTGCCGACCGGCGAATTTTGTTTCATGCCTGGAACCCCGCCGTGCTGGACCAGATCGCACTGCCGGCTTGCCACCTGCTTTATCAGTTCCTGCCGAATGTCGCGCGCCGTGAAATTTCGCTCTGTTTGTACATTCGCAGCAACGATGTCGGCCTTGGCACGCCGTTCAATCTGACCGAAGGCGCGGCGTTGCTGCATCTGGTCGGCCGGCTGACGGGTTATACACCGCGCTGGTTCACCTACTTTATCGGCGACGCGCACATCTACGAGAACCAGCTCGACATGCTGCAGCAACAGCTCACGCGCGAACCGTACGAAAGCCCCGCCTTCGCGATCTCGGACCGTGTGCCGGACTATGCGAAAACCGGGGTGTACGAGCCGGAATGGCTCGAGAAGATCGAGCCGTCTGATTTCTCGCTGGTCGGCTACCGGCATCACGAGCCGCTCACAGCGCCGATGGCGGTCTGA
- a CDS encoding sigma-54 dependent transcriptional regulator, with translation MEPATRQLIYVSRDPSAELNTRFHQRGWHVEVVGSARDVRRAVRAGMAAGGLLDLSSDFQPHEIAAFESCLTMPNVGWVAATTPGQLQDAALRRLVRDYCFDYVTVPSSGDRIVDSVGHAYGMISLGEPASNDGSQGAEGEMVGSCDAMLALFRSIRKVAMTDAPVFISGESGTGKELTAVAIHERSARRNAPFVPINCGAIPPHLLQSELFGYERGAFTGANQRKIGRVEAANGGTLFLDEIGDLPLESQASLLRFLQERKVERLGGHGSVDVDVRIISATHVDMTAAMIEGRFRSDLYHRLCVLQIDEPPLRARGKDIELLARHMLERFKKDASRRLRGFAPDAIAALHNYGWPGNVRELINRVRRAIVMSEGRAITARDLELAEYVEIVPVSLAQAREAAERQAIELALLRHRGRLGDAAQELGISRVTLYRLLCSHGMRHMEGEPLVAPHGELPASVPHL, from the coding sequence ATGGAACCCGCAACGCGGCAACTGATTTACGTTTCACGCGATCCGAGCGCGGAACTGAATACGCGTTTCCATCAGCGCGGCTGGCATGTCGAGGTCGTGGGATCGGCGCGCGATGTTCGCCGTGCCGTTCGCGCCGGAATGGCGGCGGGCGGCCTGCTTGATTTGTCCAGTGATTTTCAGCCGCACGAAATTGCCGCCTTCGAGTCTTGCCTGACCATGCCGAACGTCGGCTGGGTCGCGGCGACCACCCCCGGACAATTGCAGGACGCGGCCCTGCGCCGGCTCGTGCGGGACTATTGTTTCGACTATGTAACGGTGCCTTCCTCGGGCGACAGGATCGTCGATTCGGTCGGTCACGCCTACGGCATGATCTCGCTCGGCGAGCCGGCATCGAACGACGGTTCGCAAGGCGCCGAAGGCGAAATGGTCGGTTCGTGCGACGCGATGCTCGCGCTGTTCCGTTCGATCCGCAAAGTGGCGATGACCGACGCGCCGGTGTTTATTTCAGGCGAATCGGGCACCGGCAAGGAACTGACCGCGGTCGCGATCCACGAACGCTCAGCACGCCGCAATGCGCCTTTTGTGCCGATCAACTGCGGTGCGATTCCCCCGCATTTGCTGCAATCCGAACTGTTCGGCTATGAGCGCGGTGCGTTTACCGGCGCCAATCAGCGCAAGATCGGCCGCGTGGAGGCGGCCAACGGCGGCACGCTGTTTCTCGACGAAATCGGCGATCTGCCGCTCGAAAGCCAGGCGAGCCTGCTGCGCTTCCTGCAGGAACGCAAGGTGGAGCGGCTCGGCGGTCACGGTTCGGTCGACGTCGACGTGCGCATCATCTCGGCAACGCACGTGGACATGACCGCTGCGATGATCGAAGGGCGGTTCCGCTCCGACCTGTATCACCGTCTGTGCGTGCTGCAAATCGACGAACCGCCGTTGCGCGCACGTGGTAAGGATATCGAACTGCTTGCGCGGCACATGCTGGAACGTTTCAAGAAAGATGCAAGCCGCCGTCTGCGCGGTTTCGCGCCCGACGCCATCGCGGCGCTGCATAACTACGGCTGGCCGGGCAACGTGCGCGAGTTGATCAATCGCGTGCGGCGCGCCATCGTGATGTCGGAAGGGCGCGCGATCACGGCCCGTGACCTCGAGTTGGCCGAGTATGTGGAGATCGTGCCGGTCTCGCTCGCGCAGGCGCGCGAAGCGGCCGAACGCCAGGCTATCGAACTCGCGCTGCTGCGTCATCGCGGCCGTCTCGGCGACGCCGCCCAGGAACTCGGCATTTCGCGCGTGACGCTGTATCGCCTGCTGTGCTCACACGGTATGCGCCATATGGAAGGCGAACCGCTGGTCGCGCCGCACGGCGAGTTGCCGGCCTCGGTGCCGCATCTCTGA